The following proteins come from a genomic window of Candidatus Methanoperedens sp.:
- a CDS encoding glycosyltransferase family 4 protein — protein sequence MKIAIINQPIGQMFPPSSRGSIEIITYEFARRLAGSHNVIVYSPGPGIRKKEKWEDKIEYLQIPTYFDRKFLLKFISPFSKLRPVKQPMFLSRLYYLGYILQVANDLRKQRCDIVHIYNFSQFIPVIRALNPGLKIVLHMECDWMAQLDKSVIGKRLSKANLVLGCSDFITENIRCRFPQFASRCQTVYNGADINNFPAKYDKNPTKNNDIKKLLFVGRISPEKGVHVLLEALKTVVEKFPEIQLDAVGPDAETPFEFIIRVEDDEKVSRLALFYDKSSGSSYFTQLRDKMPKDLANHINFPGNIAQSQLRAYYLNADIFVFPSVWDEPFGMPIIEAMACEIPVITTRGGGITEIVEDGKTGLLVERDDAGGLASAILKLISDDELREKMGKAGRQRVIEIFSWDRVVENLLHNYEKILDGHQI from the coding sequence ATGAAAATAGCAATTATCAATCAACCTATCGGCCAGATGTTTCCACCATCCTCACGGGGTTCGATTGAGATAATAACATACGAGTTTGCACGCCGATTGGCTGGTTCCCATAATGTCATTGTTTATTCACCCGGACCAGGCATCCGGAAGAAAGAAAAATGGGAAGATAAAATAGAATATTTACAAATACCTACTTATTTTGATAGGAAGTTCCTGCTGAAATTTATTTCTCCATTTTCAAAGCTTCGTCCGGTTAAACAACCTATGTTCCTATCCAGGTTGTATTATCTTGGATATATTTTGCAGGTAGCAAACGACCTGAGGAAGCAGAGATGCGATATCGTTCATATCTACAATTTTTCCCAGTTTATTCCAGTTATCCGTGCTTTAAATCCCGGACTCAAGATCGTCCTGCATATGGAATGTGATTGGATGGCGCAGCTTGATAAAAGCGTTATTGGAAAAAGGCTCAGTAAGGCCAATTTAGTACTTGGCTGCAGTGATTTCATTACTGAAAATATCCGATGCCGTTTCCCTCAATTTGCAAGCCGGTGCCAGACCGTCTATAATGGCGCTGATATTAACAATTTCCCGGCAAAATATGATAAAAACCCCACGAAAAACAATGATATTAAAAAATTGCTGTTTGTGGGCAGGATTTCGCCGGAAAAAGGCGTGCATGTATTATTAGAGGCTCTTAAGACGGTTGTAGAAAAATTTCCTGAAATACAGCTTGATGCCGTTGGTCCTGATGCCGAAACACCATTTGAGTTTATCATTCGTGTAGAGGACGATGAAAAAGTATCCAGGCTGGCGTTATTCTACGATAAAAGCTCAGGCAGCAGTTATTTCACCCAACTTCGGGATAAAATGCCTAAGGATCTGGCAAATCACATAAATTTCCCGGGCAATATTGCGCAATCACAGTTAAGAGCTTATTATTTAAACGCTGATATATTTGTATTTCCTTCGGTCTGGGATGAGCCTTTTGGAATGCCCATTATTGAAGCTATGGCCTGTGAGATTCCGGTAATTACGACGCGCGGAGGAGGAATAACCGAAATTGTGGAAGATGGTAAGACCGGATTACTGGTTGAACGGGATGATGCGGGTGGTTTAGCCAGTGCAATATTAAAGCTTATTTCAGATGATGAATTGAGGGAGAAGATGGGGAAGGCAGGCCGACAGCGGGTGATTGAAATTTTTTCATGGGACAGGGTGGTTGAGAATTTATTACATAATTATGAAAAAATTTTGGATGGTCATCAGATATAG
- a CDS encoding lipopolysaccharide biosynthesis protein, translated as MSLTKKTLKNISAVGSFQVFGKILNLVTLIILARLLSPSDFGIVAIAGILITLVDGLKDFGMSSAVIQRKENVEDSLRTGFSIRLIMSVLLFGVVYIVAPLWANFFKDQVISSILKISAIVIIIENFNFIPNTKLTKELRFEKIVISGFLGTISYSGVAIFMAYSGYSFWSLVYGRIIQGVVSSIIFWIINPWKFHLQLDKKIAKELFNYGKYVMATGFIILAFDNLIYTVLGKLIGPTVVGYYIIAYTWATFSSRQIVVIFDKVLFSTFSNISNDIPRLGNAFLKTLKYTSIITIPITLGIFAIAPEFVKIVLGEKWAPSILPLQILCIAGLVYSLSSATSSLYLSMGKPNIPTILVGMQLFLIILFIIPAAKIFGLTGVASLVSLSGLIFAPISFSLAVKFLGIEGKSFVKILIPPFFSAILMAIFIIGIKEYTKMYDIISKYPLLYLIFLVLSGIIMYVLILFILTNGRLKEDIRMLYSNLIS; from the coding sequence ATGTCCTTAACAAAAAAAACGTTGAAAAATATAAGTGCTGTTGGTTCATTTCAGGTTTTTGGAAAAATTCTCAATTTAGTAACCCTGATTATCCTGGCTCGACTACTCTCGCCATCGGATTTTGGCATTGTCGCAATAGCCGGTATATTGATTACATTAGTTGATGGATTAAAAGATTTTGGAATGTCCAGTGCAGTAATTCAAAGAAAGGAAAACGTTGAAGACTCCTTAAGGACCGGATTTTCTATTAGGTTAATAATGAGTGTTCTTCTTTTTGGTGTAGTTTATATTGTCGCTCCTCTATGGGCAAATTTTTTTAAAGACCAGGTAATTTCCTCAATCTTGAAAATTTCTGCGATTGTTATTATAATTGAAAATTTCAATTTTATACCTAATACGAAATTGACAAAGGAACTCAGGTTCGAAAAGATCGTTATATCCGGTTTTTTAGGCACTATTTCATATTCCGGAGTGGCAATTTTCATGGCGTATAGCGGCTATTCTTTTTGGAGTCTTGTATATGGCAGAATTATACAAGGGGTAGTCTCTTCTATCATTTTCTGGATAATAAACCCATGGAAATTCCATTTACAATTAGATAAAAAAATAGCAAAAGAACTTTTCAACTATGGAAAGTACGTAATGGCAACCGGATTTATAATTTTAGCTTTTGATAATTTAATTTATACCGTTTTAGGAAAGCTAATAGGACCAACAGTTGTGGGATATTACATAATAGCTTATACCTGGGCAACCTTTTCATCCAGGCAGATAGTTGTAATATTTGATAAAGTCCTGTTTTCAACATTTTCAAATATCAGTAATGATATTCCCAGACTGGGAAATGCATTTTTAAAAACCCTGAAATATACCTCTATCATCACCATACCTATTACACTTGGTATCTTTGCAATCGCCCCGGAATTTGTAAAGATAGTACTCGGAGAAAAATGGGCTCCCTCAATTTTACCTTTACAGATATTATGTATTGCAGGCTTGGTTTATTCACTTTCTTCAGCAACGAGCAGTCTATACCTTTCTATGGGAAAGCCCAATATACCAACAATACTGGTTGGAATGCAATTATTTTTAATAATTTTATTTATTATCCCTGCAGCAAAAATTTTTGGTTTAACTGGAGTAGCATCTCTTGTTTCTCTCTCCGGATTAATTTTCGCACCTATTAGTTTTAGTCTTGCAGTAAAATTTCTGGGAATAGAGGGAAAGAGTTTTGTCAAAATATTAATACCACCATTTTTCTCAGCAATTCTAATGGCAATTTTTATTATAGGAATTAAAGAATATACAAAAATGTATGATATTATTTCAAAATATCCTTTGTTGTATCTAATATTTCTAGTCCTGTCAGGAATTATTATGTATGTATTAATCCTTTTTATTCTGACAAATGGCAGATTAAAAGAAGACATTCGAATGTTATATTCAAACCTGATCTCATGA